The sequence ATGCCCGGCAGAATTACAAAGAAGGAAGAGAAATAGGCAACCGTATGAAAGGTTTCCGGAAATGCAAATGGATTGCCCAATAACATTTTAGCAATATTGTTAGACATTTCCTGTCCCTGTGTTACTTGTTGATACACATTATAAAACATGTAATTGATGCTGGGATAAGTCAGCATTACAATGACCAGCATCCACCAAAAAGCGGGATACTTTTTTATTTTTAACCATTCTATATTTATCAGTGCGCCCATTGTGTATGTTTTTAGTCGTTGGTAAGTTCAAAGAACTTGCTTTCTAAACTCTTTTTCTTGTTTAAAAGGAAATTGAGTGTAATGCCATGGTTAAAGCAGAATTGATTCACTGCTTCCATATTGGCAGTTCCGGCAGGAAAGTGAACCTGTAAGCGGTTGTTGTCTTCCTTAATGGACAACACCTGTTCCATATTGGCTAGACATGCTTTTAGTGCTGCAACATCAGCTGAGCCTATTTCTACAATGTCTTCATTGCTTAGCACTTCATCCACCGGCCCACTGGTTAACAGCGTTCCTCTTTTTAATATGGCAACATGCGAACAAATTTTTTCTACCTCATCCAATAAGTGGCTCGCAATAATGATGGTGATGCCATTGTTGGCCAATCGTTTAATCAATTCTCTTATTTCCAGTATTCCTACGGGATCTAAACCGTTAGTGGGTTCATCTAGCAATAACACTTCCGGATTGCCGAGCAAGGCAGCCGCAATGGCCAGTCTTTGTTTCATGCCCAGGCTATACGTACTGAATTTTGATTTTTTTCTTTCCGTGAGTTTTACAATCTCTAGCACAGCATCTATGTCTGCATCTGATCCCCTTCCACTGATGGCTGCAGTAATTTTTAAATTGTCCACTGCAGACAAATAGTGATAAAAATTGGGGGTCTCCAACAAAGAGCCCACTCTTTTTCTGGCATCGGCACTGGGTGGCTGATTGAACCACTGGTAAGTTCCCGAGTCTGCTCCCAACACATCTAGGACAATACTCATGAGTGTGGTTTTGCCGCTTCCGTTAGGACCTAAAATACCAAATACACTGCCTTTGGGAATGGATAAGGAAACTCCTTTTAATGCTTTGACGGCACCGTAAGATTTACTTACCTCCATTAATTGCAATACTTTTTCCATCATTTTTATTTTGGGCAAACTGCCTCAGTTAATCGTAAGACATTAGTCTTTCAGCCAGTTCTTCAGTTGCTTCATTACTTTTTCGTCTTTGAATATACCAAACTTATCGTTGTAATCCCATAGCATGGTAGGTATTTCAAACTGCTGCATTAAACGCGTGATATCTCTAAGATAAGTAGATTTTGATTTGGCATTCGCTAAATTGATAACCCCCGTTTCTGTACAGATAAGCGGTAAATTCAGCTTATCAGCATCTGCTTTTATTCTTTTAATTCTGCTGTATAAATAATTGTAATTCGCTTCCCTTGGGAACCGCTCAAACTCTTTTATTACTTCTGAATCGGGTGCCGCGTCTTTCAGTTCCGGCATTTTTCTTTTCCGAAAAGGATAGGGCAGTCCGGTCATATAAGTTTTCTCCTTGGTCCAATCTGCCCCCTGATGTGTAAAAACGTAAGGCTCATAGAAATGAAAAGTGTACAGGATTTTTCCGTCGTCTACTGGTAGTTTGCCCATGGCCAACAGCTCATTAATACCGTTGTAGTTGGTTCCTCCAATAATGAATATTCGATCATGGTCTTCTTTCCTGAGTGCTTTGATAATAGTATTGGCTGTAAGTTTCCAGGTTTCAGCACTGCTTATGGGTTCATTGTAAAGTTCAAAAAACAGTTTTTCACTGGAAAACTCCCTTAAGTATTGAATCACCTGTTTCCAGATCTGAATAATCCTGTCCGCCTCAGTTTCCTTGTTCTGGTCGGTTAACTTACCATAATGGTAAACAATTACCAGTTTTAGGTTCAATCTCCGGCAGTTCATATAGGTGTCATGCAATTTTTGGAGAATTGCTTCGTTTAATTGGGTGGATCCTTCCCTCATGAAGTAATCAAAAGCCACCGGCAAACGAACTGTTTCGAATCCGGCAGCGGCAATTGATTCCAGCATCGGGCGAATTTCAGTTGTTAGCAATTGTTGTTGGTTGGCCCAGTATTGTTCTAACAATGAAATATTCACCCCTTGACCCAAAGAGAGGGAGATCTTGCGGAGTGCTTCTTGATTTTGAGCGGAAACCGGGGCTG is a genomic window of Sediminibacterium sp. TEGAF015 containing:
- a CDS encoding ABC transporter ATP-binding protein; amino-acid sequence: MEKVLQLMEVSKSYGAVKALKGVSLSIPKGSVFGILGPNGSGKTTLMSIVLDVLGADSGTYQWFNQPPSADARKRVGSLLETPNFYHYLSAVDNLKITAAISGRGSDADIDAVLEIVKLTERKKSKFSTYSLGMKQRLAIAAALLGNPEVLLLDEPTNGLDPVGILEIRELIKRLANNGITIIIASHLLDEVEKICSHVAILKRGTLLTSGPVDEVLSNEDIVEIGSADVAALKACLANMEQVLSIKEDNNRLQVHFPAGTANMEAVNQFCFNHGITLNFLLNKKKSLESKFFELTND
- a CDS encoding glycoside hydrolase family 5 protein yields the protein MLRRTLVLISCFFLLESAPVSAQNQEALRKISLSLGQGVNISLLEQYWANQQQLLTTEIRPMLESIAAAGFETVRLPVAFDYFMREGSTQLNEAILQKLHDTYMNCRRLNLKLVIVYHYGKLTDQNKETEADRIIQIWKQVIQYLREFSSEKLFFELYNEPISSAETWKLTANTIIKALRKEDHDRIFIIGGTNYNGINELLAMGKLPVDDGKILYTFHFYEPYVFTHQGADWTKEKTYMTGLPYPFRKRKMPELKDAAPDSEVIKEFERFPREANYNYLYSRIKRIKADADKLNLPLICTETGVINLANAKSKSTYLRDITRLMQQFEIPTMLWDYNDKFGIFKDEKVMKQLKNWLKD